A window of Perognathus longimembris pacificus isolate PPM17 chromosome 6, ASM2315922v1, whole genome shotgun sequence contains these coding sequences:
- the Mos gene encoding proto-oncogene serine/threonine-protein kinase mos: MPSPLAPRHCLPGELPPSLDSRPCSSPSVLPGKLLAGSAPWRAPRLPRRLAWCLIDWEQVRLLHKLGAGGFGSVYKATYHGVPVAVKQVSKSTKDLRASQRSFWAELNVARLRHDNIVRVVAASTRTPADSNSLGTIIMEFGGPVTLHQVIYGAPSHTEEKALEPVSCPGEQLSVQKCFKYSLDVAKGLLFLHSQGIVHLDLKPANILISEQDVCKIGDFGCSEKLEELHGSRAQPLPLGGTYTHRAPELLIGDPITPKADIYSFGITLWQMVTRDVPYSGGDRQYVLYSVVASNLRPCLAKAVFTSSLAGRELENLIRGCWAAGVQRRPSAHQLLEALNFLKVEWPTPNL; encoded by the coding sequence ATGCCTTCCCCGCTGGCTCCCCGCCACTGCCTCCCAGGCGAGCTGCCTCCCTCGCTGGACTCCAGGCCCTGCAGTAGCCCCTCGGTGCTCCCGGGAAAGCTCTTGGCGGGCAGTGCCCCTTGGCGCGCTCCCCGGCTGCCTCGCCGGCTGGCCTGGTGTCTCATCGACTGGGAACAGGTGCGCTTGCTCCATAAATTAGGAGCTGGAGGGTTTGGCTCAGTGTACAAGGCGACTTACCATGGCGTCCCGGTGGCCGTAAAGCAAGTGAGCAAGTCCACCAAGGATCTCCGAGCCTCCCAGCGGAGTTTCTGGGCTGAGCTCAACGTGGCCAGGCTGCGCCATGACAACATCGTGCGGGTGGTGGCCGCCAGCACCCGCACGCCTGCGGATTCCAACAGTCTAGGCACCATCATCATGGAGTTTGGGGGCCCTGTCACTTTACACCAAGTCATCTATGGTGCCCCCAGCCACACGGAGGAAAAGGCCCTGGAGCCTGTGTCCTGCCCGGGAGAGCAGCTGAGCGTGCAAAAGTGTTTCAAGTACTCCCTCGACGTGGCCAAAGGCCTGCTTTTCCTGCACTCCCAGGGCATCGTGCATTTGGACCTGAAACCGGCCAACATTTTAATCAGCGAGCAGGATGTCTGCAAAATTGGCGACTTTGGGTGTTCTGAGAAGCTGGAAGAACTGCACGGGTCCCGGGCCCAGCCTTTGCCCCTTGGAGGCACCTACACCCACCGCGCCCCCGAGTTACTGATCGGAGACCCCATCACCCCGAAAGCTGACATCTATTCTTTTGGCATCACGCTCTGGCAAATGGTCACCAGGGACGTGCCTTACTCCGGTGGTGATCGGCAGTACGTGCTCTACTCGGTGGTGGCCTCCAATCTGCGCCCCTGCCTGGCCAAGGCCGTTTTCACCAGCTCGCTGGCGGGGCGGGAACTCGAGAACCTCATTCGGGGTTGCTGGGCGGCTGGGGTGCAGCGGAGGCCCAGCGCCCACCAGCTCCTGGAGGCCTTGAACTTCTTAAAAGTCGAATGGCCAACTCCAAACCTGTAG